A genomic stretch from Pirellulales bacterium includes:
- a CDS encoding carbon-nitrogen hydrolase family protein — protein MIGKFRAAAVQLSSGENVAENVQKACDFVEEAAARGSQFIALPEMFACLGRSATMVASAESIPGPTSDILCRLAKRLSITLVAGSYCESSPDPTKCFNTSLLIGPEGTIVAKYRKRHLFDLEIPGQVSCRESSWLVPGDTICATETACGKIGQAICYDLRFSELFRELVDLGSQLFCIPAAFTLATGRDHWEVLLRARAIENQCFVIAPNQYGQHAPGLTTYGRSMIIDPWGTVLATAADGEGVIYADLDLARVSAIRERLPALSHRRPILRPR, from the coding sequence ATGATTGGGAAATTTCGTGCGGCAGCCGTGCAGTTGTCCTCCGGCGAGAATGTGGCCGAGAATGTACAGAAGGCCTGCGACTTTGTCGAAGAGGCTGCCGCCCGGGGATCGCAATTCATTGCGCTGCCGGAAATGTTTGCTTGCCTGGGACGTTCGGCCACGATGGTGGCTTCGGCCGAATCGATCCCGGGACCAACGAGCGATATCCTGTGCCGCCTGGCCAAGCGGCTGTCGATCACACTGGTCGCAGGGAGCTATTGCGAGAGTTCGCCCGACCCGACGAAGTGTTTTAACACGAGCTTGTTGATCGGGCCGGAGGGGACGATCGTCGCCAAATATCGCAAACGGCATCTTTTCGACCTTGAGATACCGGGGCAAGTTTCGTGTCGCGAGTCGAGTTGGCTGGTGCCGGGCGACACAATTTGCGCCACGGAAACTGCGTGCGGGAAAATCGGGCAGGCAATTTGCTACGACCTGCGGTTTTCAGAATTATTCCGCGAGCTGGTAGACCTGGGTTCTCAGTTGTTTTGCATTCCCGCCGCCTTTACGCTCGCGACAGGGCGCGATCATTGGGAAGTCTTGTTGCGCGCCCGAGCCATCGAGAATCAATGCTTTGTCATTGCGCCCAATCAATACGGGCAGCACGCGCCGGGGCTGACGACTTACGGTCGTTCGATGATTATCGATCCCTGGGGTACGGTCCTGGCCACCGCGGCCGATGGCGAAGGCGTGATCTATGCGGACCTCGATCTTGCGCGCGTAAGTGCGATCCGGGAGCGCTTGCCTGCCCTATCGCATCGTCGGCCGATTCTGCGGCCGCGTTAG